The following proteins are co-located in the Xiphophorus hellerii strain 12219 chromosome 2, Xiphophorus_hellerii-4.1, whole genome shotgun sequence genome:
- the sema4ba gene encoding sema domain, immunoglobulin domain (Ig), transmembrane domain (TM) and short cytoplasmic domain, (semaphorin) 4Ba: MMSLHVSAFPTMQRKGQREAFQPTGSSTSPPSCSAVKTTCCILVPGRFCLLSTSLISVQRTYKEVSQWKTPERKRDECSFKGKDLQRDCFNYIKILLRMNSTHLYVCGTYAFSPMCAYIRTADFSFVKSNAGEIVTEDGRSRCPFNPEYKSTAIMADGELYAGTVSNFQGNEPIIYKSLSQGTALKTENSLNWLQDPAFVGSAYIQESLPKGNLVGDDDKIYFFFSEAGKEFDFFDNTVVSRIARVCKGDIGGERVLQKKWTTFLKAQLLCSLPDDGFPFNIIQDMFVFTPSPGDWKNTMFYGVFTSQWYKGASGSSAVCSFTMDQVEKAFNGRYREVNRETQQWYTYNHPVPEPRPGACITNAAKGMGISSSLHMPDKVLNFVKDHFLMDSVIRSQPLLLKRNVRYTQIVVHGVQTAKKVYNVLFIGTDDGRLHKAINIKNKMHIIEEMVIFHDSKPVHQIELNTEKGRLYVSSLSELVEVPLANCTNYQSCGECILSRDPYCVWNKGQCVDIRSAPASNAQQQDVDEANTSVICKKPSPRVPNHPPTRASSCQAIIIPANTFKVLPCKLRSNLAERKWQFSEGTGHFHYPSPEGGLVVVAQAGRQETYECWSVEEGFMELLANYCVRGEARQESTTLTGRSRAPQLSQEEVIFLPGETLSPQINTKTYWNELIVVCALLGFSVVVFSLFVIYRNRDHMKSMLKEGECPNMQQKKPRIVGKPAENLPLNGSTVTTSASDHKGYQTLNDNYLCSTPPHECSSPDNTKSFSESEKRPLNLKESHVEISPSCPRPRVRLGSEIKDSIV, encoded by the exons ATGCAAAGGAAAGGACAACGAGAAGCTTTTCAGCCAACGGGGTCTTCAACTTCACCTCCCTCCTGCTCAGCAGTGAAGACAACATGCTGTATATTGGTGCCCGGGAGATTCTGTTTGCTCTCAACCTCTCTGATATCAGTGCAGCGAACCTACAAAGAAGT ctcaCAGTGGAAAACtccagagaggaagagagacgAGTGCAGTTTCAAAGGCAAAGATCTTCAG aGGGACTGCTTCAACTACATAAAGATTTTACTGCGTATGAACAGCACTCATCTGTACGTATGCGGAACATACGCCTTCAGCCCAATGTGTGCCTACATT AGGACTGCGGACTTCTCGTTTGTCAAAAGTAATGCTGGTGAGATTGTTACAGAGGACGGACGCAGCCGCTGCCCATTCAACCCAGAGTACAAGTCCACTGCCATCATGGCTG ATGGGGAGCTGTATGCCGGCACAGTTAGTAATTTCCAAGGAAATGAACCCATAATCTACAAAAGCTTGAGTCAGGGAACTGCTCTAAAAACCGAAAACTCTCTCAACTGGCTTCAAG ACCCAGCCTTTGTTGGCTCAGCTTACATACAGGAGAGCCTGCCCAAGGGCAACCTTGTGGGCGATGACGATAAGATTTACTTCTTCTTCAGTGAAGCAGGGAAGGAGTTTGATTTCTTTGACAACACTGTCGTGTCACGCATCGCTCGCGTGTGTAAG GGCGACATTGGAGGCGAGAGGGTATTACAGAAGAAGTGGACCACTTTCTTAAAGGCCCAGCTCCTGTGCTCGCTGCCTGATGATGGTTTTCCCTTCAATATAATCcaagacatgtttgtttttacgcCGAGTCCTGGGGACTGGAAGAACACTATGTTTTATGGAGTCTTCACATCTCAGTG GTATAAAGGTGCGTCAGGAAGCTCTGCAGTCTGTTCGTTCACGATGGACCAAGTGGAAAAGGCTTTCAATGGGCGCTACCGTGAGGTCAACAGAGAGACCCAGCAGTGGTACACATACAATCATCCTGTCCCGGAGCCTCGGCCTGGAGCT TGTATTACAAATGCTGCCAAAGGGATGGGTATCTCTTCCTCGCTGCACATGCCAGACAAGGTGCTGAATTTTGTCAAAGACCACTTCCTGATGGACAGCGTAATTCGCAGCCAACCTCTCCTGCTGAAGCGTAACGTACGCTACACGCAGATTGTAGTCCATGGAGTCCAGACAGCTAAAAAGGTGTACAATGTTCTTTTCATTGGCACAG ATGATGGAAGACTCCATAAGGCCATTAACATCAAAAACAAGATGCACATTATTGAAGAGATGGTAATCTTCCATGACTCTAAACCGGTACACCAAATTGAGCTGAACACTGAGAAG GGTCGGCTTTATGTTTCATCTCTCTCTGAACTTGTGGAGGTTCCACTAGCTAACTGCACTAATTATCAGAGCTGTGGGGAGTGCATCCTTTCCAGGGATCCATATTGTGTCTGGAACAAGGGGCAGTGCGTAGACATCAGAAGTGCTCCTGCAAGCAA TGCTCAGCAGCAGGATGTAGATGAAGCAAATACATCAGTCATTTGCAAGAAGCCAAGCCCACGGGTTCCTAATCATCCTCCAACAC GAGCATCTTCATGCCAGGCAATCATAATCCCGGCCAACACTTTCAAAGTACTGCCATGCAAGCTGCGCTCCAATTTGGCTGAGAGAAAGTGGCAATTCAGCGAAGGCACAGGTCACTTCCACTACCCCAGCCCAGAGGGGGGACTGGTGGTGGTCGctcaggcaggcaggcaggaaACCTACGAGTGCTGGTCAGTGGAGGAAGGCTTCATGGAGTTGCTGGCAAACTACTGCGTGAGGGGCGAAGCCAGGCAGGAGAGCACCACCTTGACGGGCCGTTCCCGTGCGCCACAGCTTTCCCAAGAGGAAGTAATTTTTCTGCCAGGGGAAACCCTCTCTCCGCAGATAAACACCAAAACCTACTGGAATGAGCTGATTGTTGTGTGCGCTCTCCTGGGATTTTCCGTGGTGGTCTTCTCTCTATTCGTGATCTATAGGAACCGTGACCACATGAAATCCATGCTAAAGGAAGGGGAGTGCCCCAATATGCAGCAGAAGAAGCCCCGAATTGTGGGCAAACCTGCTGAGAATTTACCGCTAAACGGCAGCACTGTCACAACATCGGCGTCAGATCACAAAGGGTACCAGACCCTTAATGACAACTACCTTTGCAGCACTCCACCTCATGAGTGTTCCTCGCCTGACAACACCAAGAGCTTCTCAGAGTCAGAAAAGAGGCCTCTGAACTTAAAAGAGAGCCATGTAGAGATTTCTCCCTCATGCCCGCGGCCTCGAGTCAGACTAGGCTCTGAGATTAAAGACTCTATAGTGTGA